Proteins encoded by one window of Microcebus murinus isolate Inina chromosome 2, M.murinus_Inina_mat1.0, whole genome shotgun sequence:
- the GPR61 gene encoding G-protein coupled receptor 61, with the protein MESSPIPQSSGNSSTVGRVLQTPGPSTASGVPEVGLRDIASESVALFFMLLLDLTAVAGNAAVMAVIAKTPALRKFVFVFHLCLVDLLAALTLMPLAMLSSSALFDHALFGEVACRLYLFLSVCFVSLAILSVSAINVERYYYVVHPMRYEVRMTLGLVASVLVGVWVKALAMASVPVLGRVSWDEGAPSVPPGCSLQWSHSAYCQLFVVVFAVLYFLLPLLLILVVYCSMFRVARVAAMQHGPLPTWMETPRQRSESLSSRSTMVTSSGAPQTTPHRTFGGGKAAVVLLAVGGQFLLCWLPYFSFHLYVALSAQPISTGQVESVVTWIGYFCFTSNPFFYGCLNRQIRGELSKQFVCFFKTAPEEELRLPSREGSIEENFLQFLQGTGCPNESWVSRPLPSPKQEPPAVDFRIPGQIAEETSEFLEQQLTSDIIMSDSYLRPAPSPRLES; encoded by the coding sequence ATGGAGTCCTCTCCCATCCCCCAGTCATCAGGGAACTCTTCCACTGTGGGGAGGGTCCTTCAAACCCCAGGTCCCTCTACTGCCAGTGGGGTCCCAGAGGTGGGGCTGCGGGATATAGCTTCAGAGTCTGTGGCCCTCTTCTTCATGCTTCTATTGGACTTGACTGCTGTGGCTGGCAATGCTGCTGTGATGGCCGTTATCGCCAAGACACCCGCCCTCCGAAAATTTGTCTTCGTCTTCCACCTCTGCCTGGTGGACCTGCTGGCCGCCCTGACCCTCATGCCCCTGGCCATGCTCTCCAGCTCTGCCCTCTTTGACCATGCCCTCTTTGGGGAGGTGGCCTGCCGTCTCTACTTGTTCCTGAGTGTATGCTTTGTCAGCCTGGCCATTCTCTCAGTGTCGGCCATCAATGTGGAGCGCTACTATTATGTAGTCCACCCCATGCGCTATGAGGTGCGCATGACGCTGGGGCTGGTGGCCTCTGTgctggtgggtgtgtgggtgaAGGCCTTGGCCATGGCTTCTGTGCCAGTATTGGGAAGGGTCTCCTGGGACGAAGGAGCTCCCAGTGTCCCCCCAGGCTGTTCACTCCAATGGAGCCACAGTGCCTACTGCCAGCTTTTTGTGGTGGTCTTTGCTGTTCTTTACTTCTTGTTGCCCCTGCTCCTCATCCTTGTGGTCTACTGCAGCATGTTCCGAGTGGCTCGTGTGGCTGCCATGCAGCATGGGCCACTACCCACGTGGATGGAGACACCCCGGCAACGCTCCGAGTCTCTCAGCAGCCGCTCTACTATGGTCACCAGCTCGGGGGCTCCCCAGACTACTCCACACCGGACgtttgggggagggaaggcagcagTGGTTCTCCTGGCTGTGGGGGGACAGTTCCTGCTCTGTTGGTTGCCCTATTTCTCTTTCCACCTCTATGTTGCCCTGAGTGCTCAGCCCATTTCCACTGGGCAGGTGGAGAGTGTGGTGACCTGGATTGGCTACTTTTGCTTCACTTCCAACCCTTTCTTCTATGGATGTCTCAACCGGCAGATCCGGGGGGAGCTCAGCAAGCAGTTTGTCTGCTTCTTCAAGACAGCTCCAGAGGAGGAGCTGAGGCTGCCTAGCCGGGAGGGCTccattgaggaaaacttcctgcAGTTCCTTCAGGGGACTGGTTGTCCCAATGAGTCCTGGGTTTCCCGACCCTTACCCAGCCCCAAGCAGGAGCCGCCTGCTGTTGACTTTCGAATCCCAGGCCAGATAGCTGAGGAGACCTCTGAGTTCCTGGAGCAGCAACTCACCAGCGACATCATCATGTCAGACAGCTACCTCCGTCCTGCTCCCTCACCCCGGCTGGAGTCATGA